A stretch of the Massilia varians genome encodes the following:
- a CDS encoding formate dehydrogenase accessory sulfurtransferase FdhD: MNRCISESADYLPVLSEAHASLTHEVTAVDERGRHSTIHIPAERPLTVYVDTREIVTLMTLGGAPEALTLGYLRNQRLVRSLEDIVSIQVDWSVDAVAVVTRNGIADVEERTAKKVVTTGCGQGSVFGGLMDEVDRITLPEDARLPQSVVYRIVETIRTQQSVYKQAGSVHGCALFSNAGKLLYFVEDVGRHNAVDAIAGLMWLDGMEGGDKVFYTTGRLTSEMVIKGAQMGIPFLLSRSGTTQMGHMVAERVGMSLLARCSGKHFLLLAGHERLVFDLDVLMPIPAPRLDYYPC; encoded by the coding sequence ATGAATCGTTGTATCTCGGAGTCTGCCGACTATCTGCCCGTCTTGTCAGAGGCGCATGCCAGCCTGACGCACGAAGTCACGGCTGTGGACGAACGCGGCCGGCACTCGACGATCCACATCCCAGCCGAGCGGCCGCTCACCGTCTACGTCGACACGCGCGAGATCGTCACCTTGATGACCCTGGGCGGCGCACCCGAGGCGCTGACCCTCGGCTACCTCCGCAACCAGCGCTTGGTGCGCTCGCTCGAGGACATCGTCTCGATCCAGGTCGACTGGTCGGTCGATGCGGTGGCCGTGGTCACCCGCAACGGCATCGCAGACGTCGAGGAGCGCACCGCGAAGAAGGTCGTCACCACCGGCTGCGGGCAGGGCTCGGTGTTCGGCGGGCTGATGGACGAGGTCGATAGAATCACGCTGCCGGAGGACGCGCGCCTGCCGCAGTCGGTTGTGTACCGCATCGTCGAGACCATCCGCACCCAGCAGTCGGTCTACAAGCAGGCCGGCTCGGTGCACGGCTGCGCGCTGTTCTCGAACGCCGGCAAGCTGCTGTACTTCGTCGAGGACGTCGGCCGCCACAACGCGGTGGATGCCATTGCCGGCCTGATGTGGCTCGACGGCATGGAGGGTGGGGACAAGGTGTTCTATACTACCGGGCGCCTGACCTCCGAGATGGTGATCAAGGGCGCCCAGATGGGCATTCCCTTCCTGCTGTCGCGTTCCGGCACCACCCAGATGGGCCACATGGTGGCCGAACGGGTCGGCATGTCGCTGCTGGCGCGCTGCTCAGGCAAGCACTTCCTGCTGCTGGCCGGGCACGAGCGTCTGGTGTTCGATCTCGACGTATTAATGCCAATACCCGCCCCACGGCTGGACTACTATCCTTGTTGA
- a CDS encoding class II aldolase/adducin family protein produces the protein MLDKVKQVASAEPTALQLDAKRSIYYPKQEGLIYPEIPSFESFAEERQHRKQRLVAACRAFAQQGYDYGFAGHLTVRDPEHPELYWTNPMCVHFSQVKVSNLILADHKGRVVEGDYAINRAGFVLHAAVHEAHPDIMAMCHAHTVYGTAFAALGRPLDPISQDAAAFFEDHIVIQDEAGQVAVEEKAGLAVCDWFKEVKAAIHQNHGLLTASRHSIESAAFWFIALERCCQQQLLVEATGIKPKMVPPERSRYSREHVGSEYIGWLHFQPIYDQIAAMQPDMFD, from the coding sequence GACGCCAAGCGCTCGATCTATTATCCGAAGCAGGAAGGCCTGATTTACCCGGAGATTCCGTCCTTCGAGTCCTTCGCGGAAGAGCGCCAGCACCGCAAGCAGCGCCTGGTCGCCGCCTGCCGCGCCTTCGCCCAACAGGGCTACGACTACGGCTTCGCCGGGCACCTCACGGTGCGCGATCCGGAACATCCGGAACTCTACTGGACCAACCCGATGTGCGTTCACTTCTCGCAAGTGAAGGTGTCCAACCTGATCCTGGCTGACCACAAGGGCCGCGTGGTAGAGGGAGACTACGCGATCAACCGCGCCGGCTTCGTCCTGCACGCAGCTGTCCACGAAGCGCATCCGGACATCATGGCGATGTGCCACGCGCATACCGTCTACGGCACTGCTTTCGCCGCCCTCGGACGCCCGCTCGACCCGATCAGCCAGGATGCGGCAGCCTTCTTCGAAGACCATATCGTCATCCAGGACGAGGCTGGACAGGTCGCGGTGGAGGAGAAGGCGGGCCTGGCGGTGTGCGACTGGTTCAAGGAGGTCAAGGCCGCCATCCACCAGAACCACGGCTTGCTGACGGCCAGCCGCCACAGCATCGAATCGGCCGCGTTCTGGTTCATCGCGCTCGAACGCTGCTGCCAGCAGCAACTGCTGGTGGAGGCAACCGGCATCAAGCCGAAGATGGTGCCGCCAGAGCGCTCGCGCTACAGCCGCGAGCACGTCGGCAGCGAATACATCGGCTGGCTGCACTTCCAGCCGATCTATGACCAGATCGCCGCGATGCAGCCTGACATGTTCGATTAA
- a CDS encoding NAD(P)H-dependent oxidoreductase subunit E, whose product MNYPVIPIARLGDGASRQRKRAAPKGRRVDPQALAEVQALLGLESRQPDLLIEHLHKIQDRYGCLESRHLAALAQEMRLAQAEVYEVASFYHHFDLVKEGEARPAALTVRVCASLSCEMAGARALLERLPGLLGREVRVLEAPCVGRCEQAPVAVVGQRAVPQASAEQVAARVAAGQTREEPTEHLDYDAYRAGGGYALLQACVAGTVDVEQVIGTLEASGLRGLGGAGFPLGRKWRIVRAEPGPRLMAINIDEGEPGTFKDRVYLERDPHRFLEGALIAAWAVGIEAIYIYLRDEYHGCRAMLEAELDKLRRDPPLANMPPIYLRRGAGAYICGEESAMIESIEGKRGMPRLRPPYVAQVGLFGRPTLEHNFESLHWVRDILERGADWFASHGRHGRRGLRSFSVSGRVRDPGVKLAPAGITIVELIEEYCGGMQDGHAFYAYLPGGASGGILPASMGDIPLDFDTLQPYGCFIGSAAVVVLSQHDSAVSAARNTLAFFKDESCGQCTPCRNGTAKALDLIRQPQWDTVLLGELSQVMRDASICGLGQAAPNPIDCVIKYFPHELAR is encoded by the coding sequence ATGAACTACCCAGTCATTCCGATTGCCCGCCTCGGCGACGGCGCCAGTCGCCAACGCAAACGCGCAGCCCCGAAGGGCCGGCGCGTCGATCCGCAGGCGCTGGCCGAGGTGCAGGCCCTGCTGGGCCTTGAATCGCGCCAGCCCGACCTCCTGATCGAGCACCTGCACAAGATCCAGGACCGCTACGGCTGCCTGGAGAGCCGGCACCTGGCCGCGCTGGCCCAGGAGATGCGCCTGGCCCAGGCCGAGGTCTACGAGGTCGCAAGCTTCTATCACCATTTCGACCTGGTAAAGGAAGGCGAGGCCCGGCCCGCCGCGCTCACGGTGCGGGTCTGCGCCAGCCTCTCCTGCGAGATGGCAGGCGCACGGGCGCTGCTGGAGCGGCTCCCTGGCCTGCTGGGACGCGAGGTGAGGGTGCTGGAAGCGCCCTGCGTCGGCCGCTGCGAACAGGCGCCGGTGGCGGTGGTGGGGCAGCGGGCGGTGCCGCAGGCCAGTGCCGAACAGGTCGCCGCCAGGGTCGCAGCCGGGCAGACGCGCGAAGAGCCGACCGAGCACCTGGATTACGACGCCTACCGCGCCGGCGGCGGCTACGCGCTGCTGCAGGCCTGTGTGGCCGGCACGGTCGACGTCGAGCAGGTGATCGGCACGCTGGAAGCCTCCGGCCTGCGCGGACTCGGCGGCGCCGGCTTCCCGCTGGGCCGCAAGTGGCGCATCGTGCGCGCCGAGCCAGGCCCGCGCCTGATGGCCATCAACATCGACGAAGGCGAGCCCGGCACCTTCAAGGACCGCGTCTACCTCGAGCGCGACCCGCACCGCTTCCTGGAAGGCGCGCTGATCGCGGCCTGGGCGGTGGGCATCGAGGCCATCTACATCTACCTGCGCGACGAATACCACGGCTGCCGCGCGATGCTGGAAGCGGAGCTGGACAAGTTGCGCCGCGATCCGCCGCTGGCCAACATGCCGCCGATCTACCTGCGCCGCGGCGCCGGCGCCTACATCTGCGGCGAAGAGTCGGCGATGATCGAATCGATCGAAGGCAAGCGCGGCATGCCGCGCCTGCGTCCGCCCTACGTGGCCCAGGTCGGCCTGTTCGGGCGCCCGACCCTGGAACACAACTTCGAGTCGCTGCACTGGGTGCGCGACATCCTCGAGCGCGGCGCCGACTGGTTCGCCAGCCACGGACGCCACGGACGGCGCGGCCTGCGCTCGTTCTCGGTTTCGGGCCGGGTGCGCGACCCGGGCGTCAAGCTGGCCCCGGCCGGCATCACCATCGTCGAGCTGATCGAGGAATACTGCGGCGGCATGCAGGATGGCCACGCCTTCTACGCCTACCTGCCGGGCGGCGCCTCGGGCGGGATCCTGCCGGCCTCGATGGGCGACATCCCGCTCGACTTCGATACCCTGCAGCCCTACGGCTGCTTCATCGGCTCGGCCGCGGTGGTGGTGCTGTCGCAGCACGACAGCGCGGTCAGCGCCGCGCGCAACACCCTGGCCTTCTTCAAGGATGAGTCCTGCGGCCAGTGCACGCCTTGCCGCAACGGCACCGCCAAGGCGCTCGACCTGATTCGCCAGCCGCAGTGGGACACGGTCCTGCTGGGCGAGCTGTCGCAGGTGATGCGCGACGCCTCGATCTGTGGCCTGGGCCAGGCGGCGCCGAACCCGATCGACTGCGTCATCAAATACTTCCCGCATGAGCTAGCGAGATAA
- the fdhF gene encoding formate dehydrogenase subunit alpha — protein sequence MNAPIRTITFEINGHAVDALPHETLIEVAQREGIEIPHLCYKEGMEAVGNCRSCMVEIAGERVLAPSCCRNPTVGMKVATNSPRAIAAQKMVLELLLADMPEAVYTRKNEVDLWAGRLGLGKSRFAPTRLQPTVDATHAAITVNLDACIQCTRCVRACRDEQVNDVIGLAFRGQEAKIVFDQDDPMGASTCVACGECVQACPTGALMPAREVALNIPDKQVDSVCPYCGVGCQLTYNVKDNKILYVEGRNGPANLGRLCVKGRYGFDYAHHPHRLTKPLIRREGVPKTGDFAMDPDRVLEVFREASWEEALELAGGKLAQLRDQHGGAALAGFGSAKGSNEEAYLFQKLVRTGFGTNNVDHCTRLCHASSVSALLEGIGSGAVSNPVMDVTRAEVIVVIGANPTVNHPVGATWIKNAVKTGAKLIVLDPRRSELARHAHRYLQFKPDTDVALLNAMMHVIVSEKLVDADFIASRTVGYADLEANVADYSPEAMSPICGIDAETIRYVARLYATSNGSMILWGMGVSQHVHGTDNARCLIALALMTGQIGRPGTGLHPLRGQNNVQGASDAGLIPMMLPDYQRVDNPAVRAKFEQAWGATLDPKPGLTVVEIMDAIDAGQIRGMYIMGENPAMSDPDANHARAALAALEHLVVQDIFLTETAYLADVILPASAFPEKTGTFTNTDRLVQMGRQAIDPPGEAKQDLWIIQQMARQLGLSWDYGHVSEVFDEMRSTMESIGGITWERLERNGAVVYPCFNEGDVGQPVVFTELFPREGGRARFVPADIIPADERPDSDYPMVLITGRQLEHWHTGSMTRRATVLDAIEPDPVALVHPLDLKRMGITPGQPITIASRRGEVVLYARADDSSPVGAIFVPFCYYEAAINRLTNAALDPFGKIPEFKYCAIKVTPGGEVTPQSSYGGGQILARKVQVTA from the coding sequence ATGAATGCACCTATTCGTACGATCACGTTCGAAATCAACGGCCATGCAGTCGACGCATTGCCCCATGAGACCCTGATCGAGGTCGCGCAGCGCGAAGGCATCGAGATTCCACACCTGTGCTACAAGGAGGGCATGGAGGCCGTCGGCAACTGCCGCTCCTGCATGGTCGAGATCGCCGGCGAGCGCGTGCTCGCCCCCTCGTGCTGCCGCAACCCGACGGTGGGCATGAAGGTCGCGACCAACAGTCCACGCGCGATTGCGGCGCAAAAGATGGTGCTGGAGTTGTTGCTGGCCGACATGCCTGAGGCAGTGTATACCCGCAAGAATGAGGTCGATCTCTGGGCAGGAAGGCTTGGACTCGGCAAATCGCGTTTCGCGCCGACTCGTCTGCAGCCTACGGTAGATGCCACCCACGCCGCGATCACCGTCAACCTCGACGCTTGCATCCAGTGCACGCGCTGCGTACGCGCTTGTCGTGACGAACAGGTGAACGACGTGATCGGCCTGGCCTTCCGTGGGCAGGAGGCGAAGATCGTGTTCGACCAGGACGATCCGATGGGCGCCTCCACCTGTGTGGCCTGCGGGGAGTGCGTACAAGCATGCCCGACCGGCGCTTTGATGCCAGCGCGCGAGGTGGCTCTTAACATCCCAGACAAGCAAGTCGACTCGGTCTGTCCCTACTGTGGCGTCGGCTGCCAGCTCACCTATAACGTCAAGGACAACAAGATCCTCTACGTCGAGGGCCGCAATGGCCCGGCCAACCTGGGGCGCCTGTGCGTGAAAGGTCGCTACGGTTTCGACTATGCGCACCACCCGCACCGCCTTACAAAGCCGCTGATCCGCCGTGAGGGCGTACCAAAGACCGGCGACTTCGCGATGGACCCGGACCGGGTGCTCGAGGTGTTTCGCGAGGCGAGCTGGGAAGAAGCCCTGGAACTGGCCGGTGGCAAGCTCGCGCAACTCCGCGACCAGCACGGTGGGGCCGCCCTGGCAGGCTTCGGCTCGGCCAAGGGCAGCAACGAGGAGGCTTATCTGTTCCAGAAGCTGGTGCGTACCGGCTTCGGCACCAACAACGTTGATCACTGCACCCGTCTGTGTCATGCCTCCTCAGTGTCGGCGCTGCTGGAGGGAATCGGCTCCGGTGCGGTGTCAAACCCGGTGATGGACGTCACGCGCGCCGAGGTGATCGTCGTCATTGGCGCGAACCCGACCGTCAACCACCCGGTTGGGGCAACCTGGATCAAGAACGCGGTCAAGACCGGGGCGAAGCTGATCGTGCTCGATCCGCGCCGCTCCGAGCTGGCGCGGCATGCGCACCGCTATCTGCAGTTCAAGCCCGACACCGACGTTGCGCTGCTCAATGCAATGATGCATGTGATCGTCAGCGAGAAACTGGTCGATGCCGACTTCATCGCCAGCCGCACGGTCGGTTACGCCGACCTGGAGGCGAACGTTGCCGATTACAGCCCGGAAGCGATGTCGCCGATCTGCGGGATCGATGCCGAGACCATTCGCTACGTGGCGCGGTTGTATGCAACGTCAAACGGTTCAATGATTCTATGGGGCATGGGCGTGTCGCAGCACGTGCACGGCACCGACAATGCCCGCTGCCTGATCGCCCTCGCTTTGATGACCGGCCAGATCGGACGACCTGGCACCGGCCTCCATCCGCTGCGCGGCCAGAACAACGTGCAGGGCGCCTCGGACGCCGGCCTGATTCCGATGATGCTGCCAGATTACCAGCGGGTCGATAACCCAGCTGTACGCGCGAAATTCGAACAGGCTTGGGGCGCCACGCTCGACCCAAAGCCAGGTTTGACCGTGGTCGAGATCATGGATGCCATCGACGCCGGGCAGATCCGCGGCATGTACATCATGGGCGAGAATCCGGCCATGTCTGACCCCGACGCTAACCATGCGCGCGCTGCGCTGGCCGCACTGGAGCACCTGGTGGTACAGGATATCTTCCTGACCGAGACGGCCTACCTGGCCGACGTGATCCTGCCGGCTTCCGCCTTCCCGGAAAAGACCGGCACCTTCACCAATACCGACCGCCTGGTCCAGATGGGCCGTCAGGCGATCGATCCGCCGGGTGAGGCGAAACAGGACCTGTGGATCATCCAGCAAATGGCCAGGCAGCTCGGCTTAAGCTGGGACTACGGCCATGTCTCGGAAGTGTTTGACGAAATGCGCAGCACAATGGAAAGCATCGGCGGAATCACGTGGGAGCGCCTGGAGCGCAATGGAGCAGTGGTATATCCGTGCTTCAACGAAGGCGACGTCGGTCAACCGGTTGTGTTCACCGAGCTGTTCCCGCGGGAAGGCGGAAGGGCGCGTTTCGTCCCCGCCGACATCATCCCGGCCGACGAGCGCCCGGACAGCGACTACCCTATGGTCCTGATCACCGGGCGCCAGCTTGAGCACTGGCATACCGGCAGCATGACGCGGCGCGCGACGGTGCTGGATGCAATTGAGCCTGACCCGGTAGCGCTGGTGCACCCACTCGACCTCAAGCGGATGGGAATCACACCCGGCCAGCCCATCACAATCGCCTCGCGCCGAGGTGAAGTCGTCCTGTATGCGCGGGCTGACGACAGTTCTCCGGTGGGAGCGATTTTTGTACCGTTCTGCTACTACGAGGCGGCGATCAACCGCCTCACTAACGCGGCGCTTGATCCTTTTGGCAAGATCCCCGAGTTCAAGTATTGCGCCATCAAGGTTACGCCTGGCGGTGAGGTGACTCCGCAGAGCAGCTACGGCGGTGGCCAGATTCTGGCCCGCAAGGTTCAAGTGACAGCATGA
- a CDS encoding porin, whose protein sequence is MKKAHFALALLGILAGTSHAQSQVTVYGLLDLAIVQEAGGKVGTVNKVSSGVGAGSRIGFKGSEDLGNGLSAVFLLESGFQADTGEMGQGGLLFGRQVYVGLQGNFGVVTIGRQYTPEYMTTVMADPFASGYVGDTKNMISVTGNSFSRMDNTVKYISPKFNGFIVELVAAPGEVSGDNASGRQLGGAIEYATGPLRVRLGYHDRNNDTATLKDTENARNLVLGAVYDFGVVKLYGILGRNKGLNSAVWRNNNNPFGRPTAPVASTDSRDALLGLTVPFGMHALMASYIYKDDRTVRNQNANQIAIGYRYSLSKRTELHASYARIDNRNGASYTVGSAIEAGTGDRATSFGIRHAF, encoded by the coding sequence ATGAAGAAGGCGCATTTCGCATTGGCCCTGCTCGGCATCCTTGCGGGCACATCTCATGCCCAGAGCCAGGTGACCGTGTACGGCCTGCTGGACCTGGCGATCGTGCAGGAAGCAGGCGGCAAGGTCGGTACAGTCAACAAAGTGAGCAGTGGTGTTGGCGCCGGCTCGCGCATCGGCTTTAAAGGGAGCGAAGATCTCGGCAACGGGCTATCGGCGGTCTTCCTGCTCGAAAGCGGCTTTCAGGCCGACACGGGCGAAATGGGGCAGGGCGGCCTGCTGTTCGGACGCCAGGTGTATGTAGGCTTGCAGGGGAATTTCGGCGTCGTTACCATCGGTCGCCAGTACACACCGGAATACATGACCACCGTGATGGCCGACCCGTTCGCCTCCGGCTATGTGGGCGACACCAAGAACATGATTTCCGTGACCGGGAACTCGTTCAGCCGGATGGACAATACGGTCAAGTACATCTCCCCCAAGTTCAATGGTTTCATCGTCGAACTCGTCGCCGCACCGGGCGAGGTATCCGGTGACAACGCCTCCGGGCGCCAACTCGGCGGCGCCATCGAGTACGCGACCGGGCCGCTACGGGTCCGCCTCGGCTACCACGACCGCAACAACGATACGGCCACGCTGAAGGATACCGAAAATGCCAGGAATCTCGTGCTCGGCGCCGTATATGATTTCGGCGTCGTCAAACTGTACGGTATCCTCGGCCGCAACAAGGGCTTGAACAGCGCGGTCTGGCGCAATAACAACAATCCGTTTGGCCGGCCAACGGCTCCGGTGGCATCGACCGACAGCCGGGATGCGTTGCTGGGGCTGACGGTACCATTCGGGATGCACGCGCTGATGGCTTCCTATATCTATAAGGATGACCGCACGGTGCGCAACCAGAATGCCAATCAGATCGCGATAGGCTACCGCTACAGCCTGTCCAAGCGAACGGAGCTGCATGCGAGCTATGCGCGGATCGACAACCGCAACGGCGCCAGCTATACGGTGGGCAGCGCGATCGAAGCCGGCACCGGTGACCGGGCCACCAGCTTTGGCATCCGGCACGCGTTCTGA
- a CDS encoding type II secretion system F family protein, producing MATSLQPRSRAVAQVKEAVYAWEGKDKTGKTVRGELRAGGEAIVNVTLRRQGILVTKVKKKAYRSGRKITDKDLTLFTRQLATMMKAGVPLLQAFDIVGKGHGNPSMSKLIMDLRNDVETGTSLNNAFRKYPVYFDPLFCNLVGVGEQAGILEDLLTRLAIYKEKTLAIKGKIKSALMYPISIIAIAFIVTAIIMIWVVPAFKEVFKTFGADLPAPTLIVMGISDFVVEWWWLIFGGLFAGLYFFFQAWKRSRKMQQAMDRILLRLPIFGAVIRKATIARWTRTLSTMFAAGVPLVEALDSVGGASGNDVYLEATKKIQTEVSTGTSLTISMQNANVFPNMVIQMVQIGEESGSLDAMLGKVADFFEEEVDEAVAALSSLMEPLIMVILGVLIGGLVIAMYMPIFKLGSVV from the coding sequence ATGGCTACCTCCCTACAACCCCGGAGCCGCGCGGTAGCGCAGGTCAAGGAAGCGGTCTACGCCTGGGAAGGCAAGGACAAGACCGGCAAGACCGTGCGCGGCGAACTGCGCGCCGGCGGCGAGGCGATCGTCAACGTCACCCTGCGCCGCCAGGGCATCCTGGTCACCAAGGTCAAGAAGAAGGCCTACCGCAGCGGACGCAAGATCACCGACAAGGACCTGACCCTGTTCACGCGCCAGCTGGCCACCATGATGAAGGCCGGCGTGCCGCTGCTGCAGGCCTTCGACATCGTCGGCAAGGGCCACGGCAACCCGTCCATGTCCAAGCTGATCATGGACCTGCGCAACGACGTCGAGACCGGCACCAGCCTGAACAACGCCTTCCGCAAGTACCCGGTCTACTTCGACCCGCTGTTCTGCAACCTGGTGGGCGTCGGCGAACAGGCCGGCATCCTGGAAGACCTCTTGACCCGCCTGGCGATCTACAAGGAAAAGACGCTGGCCATCAAGGGCAAGATCAAGTCGGCCTTGATGTACCCGATCTCGATCATCGCGATCGCCTTCATCGTCACCGCGATCATCATGATCTGGGTGGTCCCGGCCTTCAAGGAAGTGTTCAAGACCTTCGGCGCCGACCTGCCCGCCCCGACCCTGATCGTGATGGGCATCTCGGACTTCGTGGTGGAATGGTGGTGGCTGATCTTCGGCGGACTGTTCGCCGGCCTGTACTTCTTCTTCCAGGCCTGGAAGCGCTCGCGCAAGATGCAGCAGGCGATGGACCGCATCCTGCTGCGCCTGCCGATCTTCGGCGCCGTGATCCGCAAGGCCACCATCGCGCGCTGGACCCGCACCCTGTCGACCATGTTCGCGGCCGGCGTGCCGCTGGTCGAAGCGCTCGACTCGGTGGGCGGCGCCTCCGGCAACGACGTCTACCTGGAAGCGACCAAGAAGATCCAGACCGAGGTCAGCACCGGCACCAGCCTGACCATCTCGATGCAGAACGCCAACGTGTTCCCGAACATGGTGATCCAGATGGTGCAGATCGGCGAGGAATCCGGTTCGCTTGACGCCATGCTGGGCAAGGTGGCGGACTTCTTCGAAGAGGAAGTCGATGAGGCGGTGGCGGCCTTGTCGTCGCTGATGGAGCCCTTGATCATGGTGATCCTGGGCGTGTTGATTGGCGGGCTGGTGATTGCGATGTATATGCCGATCTTTAAGCTGGGGTCGGTGGTCTGA
- a CDS encoding MFS transporter, giving the protein MLSSTTLVGSAITRDEAAAAYAKVTWRLLPFLFICYVFAYLDRVNVGFAKLQMMSDLGFSEAVYGLGAGVFFVGYLLFEVPSNLIMLRVGARVWIARIMITWGIISGSMMFVTTPTSFYVLRFLLGVAEAGFIPAILLYLTYWFPANKCGKVTALFLTGIPMSGVIGGPLSGFIMANMDNVQGMAAWQWLFVLEAIPTVILGFIAYFFLNDKISDAKWLTERQKAILEHNLSQDQHGKHHALRDGFTNPRVWLLSFIYLFFTMGLYGISFWLPSIVKASGVDNALDIGLLTVIPYAFATGAMIMTGRSSDRRHERRWHLALAGIAGAIGLAWSVAYADNTAVAMLALTLATMGIMTTISQFWTLPPAILSGAAAAAGIAIANSIGSFSGLVAPYLLGVVKTATNSTDSGVLVLAVCLVLGSLLVFTVPAKLVNRK; this is encoded by the coding sequence ATGTTGAGCTCGACTACGTTGGTCGGTAGTGCCATCACGCGTGACGAGGCCGCTGCGGCCTATGCCAAGGTCACGTGGCGCCTTCTACCATTCCTATTTATCTGCTACGTCTTCGCCTACCTGGACCGGGTGAACGTCGGTTTCGCCAAGCTCCAGATGATGAGCGACCTCGGCTTCAGCGAGGCTGTCTACGGACTCGGCGCCGGCGTGTTCTTCGTCGGTTACCTGCTGTTCGAAGTACCCAGCAACCTGATCATGCTGCGGGTTGGCGCCCGGGTCTGGATTGCACGGATCATGATCACCTGGGGCATCATCTCCGGCTCGATGATGTTCGTTACGACCCCGACCAGCTTCTATGTGCTGCGCTTCCTGCTCGGCGTCGCCGAAGCCGGTTTCATTCCGGCGATCCTGCTGTACCTGACCTACTGGTTCCCGGCCAATAAATGCGGCAAGGTCACGGCCCTGTTCCTGACCGGTATTCCCATGTCGGGTGTGATCGGCGGCCCTCTGTCGGGCTTTATCATGGCCAACATGGATAATGTCCAGGGCATGGCTGCGTGGCAGTGGCTGTTCGTGCTGGAGGCGATTCCGACCGTCATCCTCGGATTTATCGCTTACTTTTTCCTCAACGATAAAATCTCGGATGCCAAATGGCTCACCGAACGTCAGAAAGCCATCCTCGAGCATAACCTGAGCCAGGACCAGCACGGCAAGCATCATGCGCTGCGCGACGGCTTCACCAATCCGCGTGTGTGGCTGCTGAGCTTCATCTACCTGTTCTTCACGATGGGCCTGTACGGCATCAGCTTCTGGCTGCCGTCCATCGTCAAGGCGAGCGGCGTGGACAATGCGCTCGACATTGGCCTGCTGACAGTGATCCCGTATGCCTTCGCTACCGGGGCGATGATCATGACCGGTCGCAGTTCGGACCGTCGTCATGAACGTCGCTGGCACCTCGCGCTGGCAGGTATCGCCGGGGCGATTGGCCTGGCCTGGAGCGTGGCGTATGCCGACAACACGGCGGTGGCGATGCTCGCGTTGACCCTGGCAACGATGGGCATCATGACCACGATCTCGCAGTTCTGGACCCTGCCTCCGGCCATCCTGAGCGGCGCGGCGGCGGCGGCGGGTATCGCGATCGCCAACTCGATCGGCAGCTTCTCCGGACTAGTGGCGCCCTACCTGCTCGGCGTCGTCAAGACCGCGACCAACAGTACCGACTCAGGTGTGCTGGTACTGGCGGTGTGCCTGGTCCTGGGCAGCTTGCTGGTATTTACCGTGCCGGCCAAGCTCGTCAACCGCAAATAA